A window of the Lactuca sativa cultivar Salinas chromosome 7, Lsat_Salinas_v11, whole genome shotgun sequence genome harbors these coding sequences:
- the LOC111892760 gene encoding uncharacterized protein LOC111892760, whose translation MLNELYYAAIIDGLAIKMGDPNRLILPCEFGNSTSINALADLGSSIHLMPYSFYKKLDLPKLQNTRITLRMTDHLITHLRGIVEDLLVNVGKFIFTVAFVVLDMKEDGDLPIILGRPFLSTTRALVDIHDS comes from the coding sequence ATGCTAAATGAGTTATATTATGCTGCAATCATTGATGGATTGGCAATTAAGATGGGAGATCCGAATCGATTAATTTTGCCTTGCGAATTTGGCAATTCCACTTCAATAAATGCTTTAGCCGATTTGGGGTCTAGTATACATCTCATGCCATATTCCTTTTACAAGAAGCTCGATCTACCAAAACTACAAAACACAAGGATAACACTTCGAATGACGGATCACTTAATCACTCACCTACGTGGAATTGTTGAAGATTTGTTGGTGAATGTGGGGAAATTTATTTTTACGGTTGCCTTTGTGGTTCTAGACATGAAAGAAGACGGAGACCTTCCCATAATTTTGGGAAGACCATTCTTGAGCACCACGAGAGCCCTTGTTGACATCCATGATTCTTAG